The Rhinatrema bivittatum chromosome 4, aRhiBiv1.1, whole genome shotgun sequence genome window below encodes:
- the SEC13 gene encoding protein SEC13 homolog, translating into MVSVINTVDTSHEDMIHDAQMDYYGTRLATCSSDRSVKIFDVKNGGQILIADLRGHEGPVWQVAWAHPMYGNILVSCSYDRKVIIWKEENGTWEKTYEYTGHDSSVNSVCWAPHDYGLLLACGSSDGAISLLTYTGDGPWEVKKINNAHTIGCNAVSWAPAVVPGSLIDQPSGQKPNYIKRFVSGGCDNLVKIWKEEDGQWKEDQKLEAHSDWVRDVAWAPSIGLPTSTIVSCSQDGRVFIWTCDDASGNCWTPKLLHKFNDVVWHVSWSITANILAVSGGDNKVTLWKESVDGQWVCISDVNKGQGAVSAVTESQQNEQ; encoded by the exons ATG gTGTCTGTAATTAATACGGTGGACACGTCACATGAGGACATGATT CATGATGCACAGATGGATTATTATGGTACACGCCTTGCAACTTGCTCTTCAGATAGATCTGTGAAAATCTTTGATGTAAAGAATGGGGGCCAGATCCTCATAGCTGACTTGAGAGG GCATGAAGGCCCAGTGTGGCAGGTTGCCTGGGCTCACCCCATGTATGGCAACATCCTGGTCTCTTGCTCGTACGACCGGAAGGTTATCATCTGGAAGGAAGAAAATGGCACGTGGGAAAAAACCTATGAATACACAGGGCATGACTCCTCAG TGAATTCTGTTTGCTGGGCCCCACATGATTACGGATTGCTGCTGGCATGTGGCAGCTCAGATGGAGCCATCTCCCTACTCACCTATACAGGCGACGGCCCTTGGGAAGTAAAAAAGATTAACAATGCACACACT ATTGGCTGTAATGCTGTCAGCTGGGCTCCAGCTGTTGTGCCAGGGAGCCTCATTGATCAGCCGTCTGGACAAAAACCAAACTACATCAAACGATTTGTGTCGGGGGGCTGTGATAACCTAGTGAAGATCTGGAA agaggaggatggaCAGTGGAAAGAAGATCAGAAGCTGGAAGCTCACAGTGATTGGGTTCGAGATGTAGCCTGGGCTCCATCTATTGGTTTACCAACCAGTACTATTGTCAGCTGCTCACAG GATGGTAGAGTGTTTATCTGGACTTGTGATGATGCATCTGGGAACTGCTGGACACCAAAACTTCTTCACAAGTTCAATGATGTTGTCTGGCATGTGAGCTGGTCCATCACGGCCAACATCCTTGCTGTCTCGGGAGGAGACAATAAG GTGACTTTGTGGAAAGAGTCTGTGGATGGGCAGTGGGTCTGTATAAGTGACGTGAACAAGGGCCAGGGAGCAGTATCTGCAGTTACAGAGAGCCAACAGAATGAGCAGTGA